In Desulfomonile tiedjei DSM 6799, a genomic segment contains:
- a CDS encoding HU family DNA-binding protein, with the protein MTKTDLVARMAKDAGITQKAADSVLKTIVQSIHEALKSSEGQIRIPDLGTFKITQRKARTGVNPRTGQKMEIPATQVPGFTAAKALREAAKGE; encoded by the coding sequence ATGACTAAGACTGATCTTGTCGCAAGAATGGCGAAGGACGCCGGTATCACGCAAAAAGCCGCCGATTCGGTTCTGAAAACAATTGTGCAATCGATACATGAAGCCTTGAAAAGCTCTGAAGGTCAAATCCGCATCCCCGACCTGGGCACGTTTAAAATCACCCAGCGCAAAGCCCGTACCGGTGTCAATCCCCGTACCGGTCAAAAAATGGAAATCCCCGCGACTCAGGTTCCCGGTTTTACGGCGGCCAAGGCCTTAAGAGAAGCTGCCAAAGGCGAATAA